ACGAAAAGCATTATTACTCACGCCTCTTGCTAGGGCTGAGAGTGAGTCAATGGCAATTCTTGCTGGTTTAAAATTAGCAATTTCTGACTTAATAATTTGCAAGTGATCTTCTAAACCAGTTGATTCAGGATAGGTACAAATAATTTTGAGTAACCCTTGATGTTCTAATTCTTCAAAATCAATGCCCCAAGAGGAAGCATTGCGTGACAGTTGAGCGCGTGATTCTTCATAAGCAAATAAAATTGCGCGTTCACCGTTGACACAACCATTTTGTAAAAATTTACTTACAAGTAGTGTTTTCCCAGTACCAGTAGCTCCTGTTGCTAAAATAATCGAATCTTTAAAGAAACCACCACCACACATCTCATCTAGTGTTTTGACACCCGAAGAAACGCGGACATTAGAAGACCTTTGAGTCAAGCGCATTGCTCCCAGCGGGAAGATGTTGACTCCGGCATTGGTAATTGTGAAAGGATACTCACCTTTCATGTGAGTTGTCCCGCGTAACTTCAGGATTTCGCTCGTCCGCCGACGGCGTTCTCCTTCTAATACATTCCGCACAATTACCACGTTATCCGAAACAAATTCTTCAACTCCAAAAGATGCCACTGGGCCATATTCTTCCCCACGTTCAGTGGTAATGATGGTGGTGACATTCAATTGTTTAAGGCGGGCTACAAGGCGAAAAATTTCTCGTCTGACGACTCCCACAGCTTCATACTGTTGAAATACTGCGGTAATCGAGTCAATAGAAACTCGCTTGGCTTTATATTTGCGAATTGCATATTGCAATCGCTCTATTAATGCTGAAAGGTCAAAATTACCGACAATATCTTGACCTTCGGGATCTGGGGAAGCATCTAGAATAAATAACTTGCCTTCATCGATTAAACGTTGTAGGTTCCAACCAAAAATATAAGCATTTTTTATAATGTCGCTAGGCGATTCTTCAAAGGTCACAAATACGCCTGGCTCATCAAAGTAGGTGATGCCGTTATACAAGAATTGAA
This window of the Nostoc sp. HK-01 genome carries:
- a CDS encoding putative circadian clock protein KaiC codes for the protein MSENEQKEQNQPPIGGVEKIRTMIEGFDDISHGGLPVGRTTLVSGTSGTGKTLFSLQFLYNGITYFDEPGVFVTFEESPSDIIKNAYIFGWNLQRLIDEGKLFILDASPDPEGQDIVGNFDLSALIERLQYAIRKYKAKRVSIDSITAVFQQYEAVGVVRREIFRLVARLKQLNVTTIITTERGEEYGPVASFGVEEFVSDNVVIVRNVLEGERRRRTSEILKLRGTTHMKGEYPFTITNAGVNIFPLGAMRLTQRSSNVRVSSGVKTLDEMCGGGFFKDSIILATGATGTGKTLLVSKFLQNGCVNGERAILFAYEESRAQLSRNASSWGIDFEELEHQGLLKIICTYPESTGLEDHLQIIKSEIANFKPARIAIDSLSALARGVSNNAFRQFVIGVTGYAKQEEITGFFTNTTDQFMGSHSITDSHISTITDTILMLQYVEIRGEMSRAINVFKMRGSWHDKGIREYNITADGPEIKDSFRNYERIVSGAPTRVSIDEKAELSRIVKSFEDKRSTDS